From the Danio aesculapii chromosome 9, fDanAes4.1, whole genome shotgun sequence genome, one window contains:
- the jagn1a gene encoding protein jagunal homolog 1-A, whose amino-acid sequence MASRAGPRAAGTDGSDFKHREKVASHYQMSASSKSEIKKLTVVHFLIWILVAAQVAVSHLNLVSHDLVAMPYQWEYPYLLSLVPSFIGALAMPKNNISYLVISMISAGLFSVAPLIFGAMEMFPLAQQLYRHGKAYRFIFGFSAVSVMYLVMVIAIQVHAWQIYYSKKLLDAWFNSTLEKKKK is encoded by the exons ATGGCATCACGTGCAGGGCCAAGAGCTGCAGGGACTGATGGCAGTGATTTCAAACACAGAGAGAAAGTGGCATCTCACTATCAGATGAG TGCTTCATCAAAATCTGAGATAAAGAAGCTCACCGTAGTGCATTTCCTCATATGGATACTGGTGGCAGCTCAAGTGGCTGTTAGTCATCTCAATCTGGTGTCTCATGACCTGGTGGCCATGCCCTATCAGTGGGAGTATCCGTATCTTTTGAGTCTCGTGCCCTCGTTTATTGGAGCGCTGGCCATGCCGAAAAACAACATCAGCTACCTGGTGATCTCCATGATCAGTGCTGGATTGTTCTCTGTAGCACCCTTGATTTTCGGGGCAATGGAAATGTTTCCTCTGGCCCAGCAGCTGTACCGACATGGAAAAGCCTACAGGTTCATCTTCGGCTTCTCTGCTGTTTCTGTGATGTATCTAGTCATGGTGATTGCTATTCAAGTGCACGCATGGCAGATCTACTACAGCAAGAAGCTTCTAGATGCCTGGTTCAACTCAACgctagagaagaagaagaaataa
- the tfg gene encoding protein TFG: MNGQLDLSGKLIIKAQLGDDIRRIPIHNEDITYDELLLMMQRVFRGQLQSSDEVAIKYKDEDDDLITIFDSSDLSFAIQCSRILKLTLFVNGQPRPLESSQVKHLRRELIHLRNKVNSLLDSLEPPSESVPESTNPETECVNEAVDSTMKHAPPVSAASMSAFDPLKNQEEVNKNVISAFGLTEEPAPVPAVAATAAAEERSATPDSIASSSSAAPPAAVAPQAPPPYSGVQQPPSTTMDGQMYQQYQAPGGYPPPAGPQQQYGMQYPAGYTPQSGVPQAPPPQQQFQNYPTPTSQAAGAPGSAPGFSGQSQPPAPQAPAQYPPGAFPPQNYTSQASQQPANYSLPPTSQATAGYQPRPGYTPPPGATPPPGGANPYARNRPPYGQGYTQPGPGYR; the protein is encoded by the exons ATGAATGGACAGCTGGACCTGAGTGGGAAGCTGATCATCAAAGCTCAGCTGGGTGATGATATTCGCCGTATCCCCATCCACAATGAAGACATAACCTACGACGAGCTCCTGCTGATGATGCAGAGAGTTTTTCGTGGCCAGCTACAGAGCAGCGATGAAGTCGCCATCAAATACAAGGATGAAG atgATGACCTTATCACCATCTTTGACAGTTCTGATTTGTCCTTTGCGATCCAGTGCAGTAGAATATTGAAGCTCACTCTTTTTG TGAATGGGCAGCCTCGGCCACTGGAGTCATCTCAGGTGAAGCACCTGCGCAGAGAACTGATCCATTTGAGGAATAAAGTCAACAGTCTGCTGGACAGCCTGGAGCCACCCTCAGAGTCTGTCCCAGAAAGCACCAACCCAGAAACTG AATGTGTGAATGAGGCGGTAGACTCAACAATGAAGCATGCTCCTCCTGTCAGTGCTGCTAGCATGTCTGCTTTTGACCCGTTGAAGAACCAGGAAGAGGTCAACAAGAATGTCATTTCTGCATTTGGTTTAACTGAGGAACCTGCCCCAG TTCCAGCTGTAGCTGCCACCGCTGCAGCAGAGGAGCGCTCTGCTACTCCAGACAGTATTGCCTCTTCATCCTCTGCAGCGCCTCCTGCTGCTGTGGCTCCACAGGCCCCCCCACCTTACTCAGGGGTCCAGCAACCCCCCTCTACTACTATGGATg GTCAGATGTATCAGCAGTATCAGGCTCCAGGTGGATATCCTCCACCAGCTGGACCACAGCAGCAGTATGGCATGCAGTACCCTG CTGGTTATACTCCTCAATCTGGTGTTCCTCAGGCTCCGCCTCCTCAACAGCAGTTTCAGAATTACCCCACCCCTACTTCTCAGGCTGCTGGCGCTCCTGGCTCCGCCCCTGGCttttctggccaatcacagcctCCTGCTCCCCAAGCACCTGCTCAGTATCCACCCGGAGCCTTCCCGCCTCAAAACTACACATCCCAGGCCTCTCAGCAACCCGCAAACTACAGCCTGCCTCCAACCTCGCAGGCCACAGCCGGTTACCAGCCCCGTCCCGGATACACCCCACCACCAGGTGCCACCCCTCCACCCGGGGGTGCCAATCCCTATGCCCGAAACCGCCCGCCTTACGGCCAGGGCTACACCCAACCAGGTCCTGGCTATCGGTAA
- the col8a1a gene encoding collagen, type VIII, alpha 1a produces the protein MAMAAFLVALVQLALLPLAFGGGYYPHKSHPQQHQPLPQMHMGMGKEMPHMPYPHYRKDLPMHLNKGKDNKGETIPRGEQGVQGQPGAQGPVGPPGPQGPPGPQGNGIQGPPGKPGPPGPPGYPGIGKPGMSGMPGKAGEIGQPGQPGEQGPRGEDGQPGIIGPPGPPGPPGLPGIGKPGGQGLPGQPGNKGEPGHKGFPGLPGLPGPKGDRGFGQPGPQGPKGPAGPPGLRGPAGLPGVGKTGLPGIPGPAGVPGKPGEPGEPGPEGPPGEKGPQGPQGAPGIGSPGEKGLPGQPGTPGHKGLHGPPGLPGKPGLPGFGKPGYPGPKGDRGMGGLPGPQGPKGEKGHMGQPGMMGPPGQTGLPGPSGPIGAPGEVGSPGLKGERGAGGAKGDPGPIGQTGPPGIPGQPGQPGEDGEPGPRGPQGPIGLKGEGGSNGLPGPPGQSGLPGLKGETGQPGPEGPRGPTGIPGLAGPGGSLGPPGPPGPKGEVGPPGQAGQPGEGSPGIQGPVGPPGPPGPNGSPGQPGIQGPPGPPGPPGPAPSPDLMGVLPEMGPALDGVKAGYKKGKYAGEGDMMGANGLEMPAFTAKLTAPFPPVGTPIVLDKLLYNGRQNYNPQTGVFTCDLPGVYYFAYHVHCKGANVWVGLYRNGEPVMYTYDEYKKGFLDQASGSAVIPLQPGDTVYLQLPSDQAAGFYAGQFVHSSFSGFLLYPM, from the exons ATGGCCATGGCTGCTTTCCTAGTAGCTTTGGTGCAACTGGCTCTATTGCCATTAGCTTTTGGAGGTGGATATTATCCACACAAGTCACATCCTCAGCAACATCAACCCTTACCACAGATGCACATGGGCATGGGAAAGGAAATGCCACACATGCCATATCCACACTACAGAAAAGATCTACCAATGCACCTTAACAAAGGCAAGGATAACAAAG GTGAGACCATTCCTAGAGGTGAGCAGGGTGTTCAAGGACAGCCTGGAGCTCAAGGGCCTGTTGGTCCTCCTGGGCCCCAAGGACCCCCTGGGCCTCAAGGCAATGGTATCCAAGGCCCTCCTGGAAAGCCAGGACCTCCTGGTCCTCCAGGATATCCTGGAATTGGTAAGCCAGGAATGTCAGGTATGCCTGGTAAAGCAGGAGAGATTGGGCAACCTGGACAACCAGGTGAACAAGGACCCAGAGGTGAAGATGGACAACCAGGCATCATCGGACCacctggccctccaggacccccTGGCTTGCCAGGAATAGGAAAGCCTGGTGGACAAGGATTACCAGGACAGCCAGGGAATAAAGGGGAGCCAGGACATAAAGGTTTTCCTGGTCTCCCAGGGTTACCTGGACCTAAAGGAGACAGAGGATTTGGACAACCAGGCCCACAAGGACCCAAAGGGCCCGCTGGGCCACCTGGACTTCGAGGGCCAGCTGGATTGCCAGGGGTGGGTAAGACTGGCCTTCCTGGCATACCGGGTCCAGCTGGTGTGCCGGGGAAACCTGGAGAGCCTGGCGAGCCAGGACCAGAGGGTCCACCTGGGGAAAAGGGCCCACAGGGTCCACAAGGGGCACCTGGTATTGGAAGTCCAGGAGAAAAAGGATTACCAGGCCAGCCAGGTACACCTGGCCACAAAGGATTACATGGACCACCAGGGTTACCTGGAAAACCTGGGCTACCTGGATTTGGCAAACCTGGATATCCTGGCCCAAAGGGTGACAGAGGAATGGGAGGGCTTCCTGGTCCGCAAGGACCAAAAGGAGAAAAAGGTCATATGGGCCAACCAGGCATGATGGGTCCCCCTGGTCAAACTGGCCTTCCAGGCCCTTCAggaccaataggagcaccaggTGAAGTTGGTTCACCTGGACTTAAAGGAGAGAGAGGTGCAGGAGGAGCCAAGGGAGATCCGGGACCTATTGGGCAAACAGGTCCTCCAGGAATTCCTGGACAACCAGGACAACCAGGAGAAGATGGAGAACCTGGGCCAAGAGGACCGCAAGGACCTATTGGTCTCAAAGGAGAAGGTGGCAGCAATGGTCTACCTGGTCCCCCAGGTCAATCTGGCCTACCTGGTCTTAAAGGAGAAACTGGTCAACCTGGTCCTGAAGGACCACGGGGTCCCACAGGCATTCCAGGACTTGCAGGACCAGGAGGATCACTTGGGCCACCTGGACCTCCTGGGCCAAAAGGAGAAGTTGGTCCACCAGGTCAAGCTGGTCAACCTGGTGAAGGCAGCCCTGGAATCCAGGGTCCAGTTGGTCCTCCAGGTCCACCTGGCCCAAATGGATCACCAGGTCAGCCAGGAATTCAAGGTCCACCAGGGCCTCCTGGGCCGCCAGGCCCCGCTCCTTCCCCTGATCTAATGGGTGTTCTTCCTGAGATGGGCCCTGCCCTTGATGGTGTGAAAGCTGGCTACAAGAAAGGGAAATATGCAGGTGAGGGTGATATGATGGGTGCCAATGGCCTGGAGATGCCTGCTTTCACTGCCAAGCTGACCGCACCATTCCCTCCTGTTGGCACACCAATAGTGCTCGACAAACTATTGTACAATGGGCGTCAGAATTACAACCCTCAGACAGGTGTTTTCACCTGTGACCTCCCAGGTGTTTACTACTTTGCATATCATGTGCACTGCAAGGGTGCAAACGTATGGGTTGGGCTCTACAGAAATGGAGAACCGGTTATGTATACATATGATGAGTACAAGAAGGGATTCCTTGATCAAGCGTCTGGGAGTGCTGTGATTCCTTTACAACCAGGAGACACAGTCTATTTACAATTACCATCTGACCAGGCGGCTGGATTTTATGCAGGACAATTTGTCCACTCCTCTTTCTCTGGGTTTTTACTTTACCCAATGTAA